A genome region from Solanum pennellii chromosome 12, SPENNV200 includes the following:
- the LOC107007330 gene encoding pentatricopeptide repeat-containing protein At5g12100, mitochondrial, which yields MLKLHRAFKFAGTGNQHLPCKCFRSTPFLHQEQQLSSINNENPPNCPSQNLVEQLRQLRILIQQRRMENAKGILGTLIHTSSVSQLYSLFSPSPAKPLFSDLLFSLYLESKLINQAEELYSLIRKDKKFPSLSAINVFLESLNSLRKYKKTLEVFSDVMNWGIRVDKASYGKAILSAVKIGDLGKALELLDCMRSGKVGMDKFVYNVVMGGLCKEKRVVEARKLFDEMLERRVARSMVTYNILMDGYCKTGKVEEAFELREKMKNDNVEPNIVTFNTLLSGLCKSGKMEEANCIVEEMKSYGFVPDGFTFSILFDGLSRSDDVNSSLALYEEVVKTGVKLNEYTSSVLLNGLCKKGKTDKAAEILKKMLGNGLTPTDVLFNTILSGYCKEGNMEKAYLTIDEMEISGVKPSCVTFNTLITKFCELGMMEEANKWLRKMLEKSVSPNVQTYNILIDGYGRKQEFVRCFEILEEMENNGLNPNVITYGSLINSLCKDGRLLEADVVLSDMISRGVKPNAQVYNMLIDGHCMRGRMTDAFRCLEKMLQSDAETTLVTYNTLLNGLCKKGMTKEAEELVADIQLKGFVPDVITYNSLISAYSDACNSEKCYEMYEKMKTSGIKPTINTIHPLIRVSKEGKNGLVSIEKIVEEMSQMDLSPDRVVYNELVHCYALLGEVQKSLAMHQEMVERGIPSDKRTYNSLIMVHLKEGRCQEAKNFVDQMKANSIVPSDETYNILVEGHCKLKDFSGAYIWYREMVDNGYTPPANIRDELLSGLLEEGRLEETQRNEF from the coding sequence ATGCTTAAGCTCCATCGTGCTTTCAAATTTGCCGGCACCGGTAATCAACATTTACCCTGCAAATGTTTCCGTTCAACCCCATTTCTACACCAAGAACAACAACTCAGTTCAATCAACAATGAAAATCCCCCAAATTGTCCATCCCAAAATCTTGTAGAACAGCTCCGGCAGCTTCGGATTCTAATTCAACAACGTCGTATGGAAAATGCAAAAGGAATCTTGGGTACCCTTATTCATACAAGTTCAGTTTCTCAACTCTACTCTCTCTTTTCACCTTCCCCTGCAAAACCCCTTTTCTCAGATTTGCTATTTTCACTGTATTTAGAGTCGAAGCTCATTAACCAAGCTGAAGAGCTTTATTCATTGATAAGGAAAGATAAAAAGTTTCCATCTTTATCAGCTATAAATGTGTTTCTTGAATCTTTGAATAGTTTAAGGAAGTATAAAAAGACCCTTGAAGTTTTCTCTGATGTAATGAATTGGGGTATAAGGGTTGATAAGGCTAGTTATGGAAAAGCTATACTGTCGGCCGTGAAAATTGGGGATTTGGGTAAAGCTTTGGAGCTGTTGGATTGTATGAGAAGTGGTAAGGTGGGTATGGATAAGTTTGTGTATAATGTAGTGATGGGTGGGTTATGTAAAGAGAAGAGAGTTGTGGAAGCGCGGAAACTGTTTGATGAAATGCTTGAGAGAAGAGTGGCGCGGAGTATGGTGACGTATAATATTCTTATGGATGGTTATTGTAAGACGGGGAAGGTAGAGGAGGCTTTTGAGTTGAGGGAAAAGATGAAGAATGATAATGTGGAGCCTAATATTGTGACGTTTAATACGTTGCTTAGTGGACTTTGTAAGTCGGGGAAGATGGAGGAAGCTAATTGCATTGTGGAGGAAATGAAGAGTTATGGATTTGTACCCGATGGGTTTACTTTTAGTATACTTTTTGATGGTCTTTCGCGATCTGATGATGTTAATTCCTCTTTAGCGTTGTATGAAGAAGTCGTTAAGACAGGGGTAAAGTTGAACGAGTATACAAGTAGTGTTTTATTGAATGGATTGTGCAAGAAAGGGAAGACGGACAAGGCTGCagagattttgaagaagatGCTGGGAAATGGGCTTACTCCTACAGATGTGTTGTTTAATACCATTTTGAGTGGCTATTGCAAAGAGGGCAATATGGAGAAGGCTTATTTAACTATTGATGAAATGGAGATTTCTGGAGTGAAGCCGAGTTGTGTCACATTTAATACTCTGATCACGAAATTCTGTGAATTGGGTATGATGGAAGAGGCAAACAAGTGGTTAAGGAAAATGCTTGAGAAGTCAGTTTCCCCTAATGTGCAGACGTATAACATCTTAATTGACGGATATGGGCGCAAGCAGGAATTCGTGAGGTGTTTTGAGATTCTCGAGGAGATGGAAAATAACGGATTGAATCCTAATGTAATTACCTATGGTTCTCTAATCAATTCTTTGTGCAAGGATGGTAGGCTTCTTGAAGCTGACGTAGTCCTAAGTGATATGATCAGTAGAGGGGTTAAACCAAATGCGCAGGTCTATAATATGCTTATAGATGGACATTGTATGAGAGGAAGGATGACTGATGCTTTTAGATGCTTGGAGAAGATGCTACAAAGTGATGCGGAAACAACACTCGTTACATACAATACTCTATTAAATGGGCTTTGCAAAAAGGGTATGACCAAAGAAGCTGAGGAGTTGGTCGCGGATATTCAACTCAAAGGTTTCGTTCCAGATGTTATCACATACAATTCTTTAATCTCTGCGTATTCAGATGCATGTAACAGTGAAAAGTGTTATGAAATGTATGAGAAGATGAAAACCTCTGGCATAAAACCTACAATCAACACAATTCATCCTCTAATTAGAGTGTCCAAAGAGGGTAAGAATGGACTGGTgtcaattgaaaaaattgttgaagaaaTGTCCCAGATGGATCTTTCTCCTGACCGAGTTGTATATAACGAGCTCGTCCATTGCTATGCTCTACTTGGAGAAGTTCAAAAGTCACTTGCTATGCACCAAGAGATGGTGGAACGAGGAATTCCTTCTGACAAAAGGACATACAATAGCTTGATTATGGTGCATTTGAAAGAGGGAAGATGTCAAGAAGCCAAGAATTTTGTTGATCAGATGAAGGCTAACAGTATCGTTCCGAGTGATGAAACTTATAATATTTTGGTTGAAGGGCATTGCAAACTTAAAGATTTTTCCGGTGCATACATTTGGTACAGAGAGATGGTTGACAATGGTTATACTCCACCAGCCAATATTCGCGACGAGTTATTATCTGGTCTTCTAGAGGAAGGAAGATTGGAAGAGACACAGAGAAATGAGTTCTGA